GAAAAAGAGAAAACCAACCCCAATATCAAGGTTGTAGGAATTGATGAGAACGGACTTTCTTCCCAATCACTTGAATTGGCATTAGGGCGTAACTTCAGTAAAACAGAAGCAGGGCAAGAACAAAATGCCTGTATTATTGGTCATGAGATCAGCAACACCTTATTTAACGGAGATGATCCAATCGGAAAAATTATTAGTGTTGGTCCTCATCGCCTTAAAGTAATCGGGGTATTGAAATTAAAAGGCTCAAGCATGGGCGCTAATGTAGATCGCAGTGTATATATTACCTTGCTGAAAGGAAAACGTATCAATTCATTTGCAGATCCTTCCTATACTATATCTATAAGTGTTTCAGACAATAGTCATATGGACAACACCATTGGTGATGCTATCGCAGAATTCAGAACAATTCGTAAACTGAAAGTTACCCAAGCCAATAATTTCGAAATTGCTAAAAGCGATGCTGTAGCTCAAACTTTGATCGAAAACTCAAAATACGTGGCCTGGGGTGGTATCGCAATTGGCGTAATTACACTCATTGGAGCATCTATAGGATTAATGAATATTATGCTGGTTTCGGTAACTGAACGCACCAGGGAAATAGGTGTAAGAAAGGCTATAGGTGCTAATCCTGCAGTAATCAGAAAACAATTTCTAATAGAAGCTGTCGTAATTTGCATGATTGGTGGTAGCATTGGAATTTTCTTTGGACTCTTGCTGGGCAATGTAATCTCCTTTTTTATGGGCGGCACATTCATTATTCCATGGATGTTCATCATTGGAGGCTTTATCCTCTGCGTAATGGTAGGCGTACTTTCAGGATACTATCCCGCAAAAAAAGCCTCCAAACTAGATCCAGTGGAGGCTTTAAGGTATGAGTAAACAGCAAAAATTATCTTCCTGCGTATTGTGTATCGTAATAAGCCTGATAATTTCCAGTAGTAACATTTGTTAACCACTCTTCATTTTCCAGGTACCATTCTACCGTTTTTTCTAAACCTTCTTCAAATTGAAGACTAGGCACCCAATCCAGCTTTTGCTGCAATTTAGTAGAATCTATAGCATAACGTAAGTCATGACCAGCTCTGTCAGTTACAAAAGTAATCAACTTAGCAGACTCACCCTCCGGTCTATTCAATTTTTCATCCATGATCCTGCAAAGCAATTGAATCAGGTCAATATTTTTCCATTCGTTATGCCCGCCAATATTATAGGTTTCACCTGCTTTAGCCTGATGAAAAATAACATCAATAGCCCTTGCATGATCTTCCACCCATAACCAATCCCTTACATTTTCACCCTTACCATATACAGGAACAGGCTGTCCATTTTTGATGTTATTGATGGCCAGCGGAATTAATTTCTCCGGAAAATGATGTGAGCCATAATTATTAGAACAATTAGAGATCACTACATCCAGACCATAAGTATCATGATAAGCCCTAACAAAATGATCTGAAGAAGCTTTAGATGCAGAATAAGGGCTATGCGGATCATATGCAGTAGTTTCAGTAAACATACCTTCCGATCCAAGGGCACCATAAACCTCATCTGTAGAAACATGATAAAAACGCTTGGTACTATAATCACTTTTCCAATACTCACGTGCAGAATTCAGTAAATTAACTGTACCAATTACATTCGTCATCACAAAAGCTGTAGGATCAGTAATAGACCTATCCACATGTGATTCTGCGGCCAAATGGATTACTGCATCAAAGTTTTCTTTTGCAAACAGATCATTGATAACCTTTGCATCTGTGATATCTGCCTTTACAAATTTATAGTTCGGCAAATCTTCAACGTCCTTTAAGTTGGCGAGATTACCAGCGTAAGTCAGCTTATCTAAATTTACAATCTCATAATCAGGATAGTTATTTACAAACCTCCTTACCACATGCGAACCAATAAAGCCGGCACCACCGGTAATTAAAATCTTCTTCATATCTTATAATTCTTTAGGTAAA
The nucleotide sequence above comes from Pedobacter sp. MC2016-14. Encoded proteins:
- the rfbB gene encoding dTDP-glucose 4,6-dehydratase, producing MKKILITGGAGFIGSHVVRRFVNNYPDYEIVNLDKLTYAGNLANLKDVEDLPNYKFVKADITDAKVINDLFAKENFDAVIHLAAESHVDRSITDPTAFVMTNVIGTVNLLNSAREYWKSDYSTKRFYHVSTDEVYGALGSEGMFTETTAYDPHSPYSASKASSDHFVRAYHDTYGLDVVISNCSNNYGSHHFPEKLIPLAINNIKNGQPVPVYGKGENVRDWLWVEDHARAIDVIFHQAKAGETYNIGGHNEWKNIDLIQLLCRIMDEKLNRPEGESAKLITFVTDRAGHDLRYAIDSTKLQQKLDWVPSLQFEEGLEKTVEWYLENEEWLTNVTTGNYQAYYDTQYAGR
- a CDS encoding ABC transporter permease, which translates into the protein MTYQENIRLAIQSIRSNRLRTLLTALIIAIGLSALVGILTTLDAVKKSMTETFSSMGSNSFTIRNRGTGIRIGGSGQKPKSFTSIKYTDAIRLKDSLPQAIVAVSVTASNGATVKYEKEKTNPNIKVVGIDENGLSSQSLELALGRNFSKTEAGQEQNACIIGHEISNTLFNGDDPIGKIISVGPHRLKVIGVLKLKGSSMGANVDRSVYITLLKGKRINSFADPSYTISISVSDNSHMDNTIGDAIAEFRTIRKLKVTQANNFEIAKSDAVAQTLIENSKYVAWGGIAIGVITLIGASIGLMNIMLVSVTERTREIGVRKAIGANPAVIRKQFLIEAVVICMIGGSIGIFFGLLLGNVISFFMGGTFIIPWMFIIGGFILCVMVGVLSGYYPAKKASKLDPVEALRYE